From one Rhizobium sp. CIAT894 genomic stretch:
- a CDS encoding glutamate synthase subunit beta, with product MGKVTGFLEIDRQVAKYQPASDRIRHFREFTIPMSDPEVQKQAARCMDCGIPYCHGPTGCPVHNQIPDWNDLVYNNNWEVAIQNLHSTNNFPEFTGRVCPAPCEEACTLNLEDAPVAIKTVEQAIADKAYELGFIRPQPATVHTGKKVAVIGSGPAGMAAAQQLGRAGHDVHVYERETKPGGLLRYGIPDFKMEKNFIDRRVEQMKGEGVTFHCGVNVGVDVKVEQLLADHDAVLYCGGSETPREAGIPGTDLAGVHDAMPYLVQQNRRVGRENIDSVGWPSDPILAGAKHIVVVGGGDTASDCVGTAFRQGAVKVTQLDIRPQPPEKEDKLAVWPFWATKMRTSSSQAEGAVREFQVATLEFVGEDGVLTGVKCCEVDERRRPVAGTEFVIRADLAFIAIGFRGPFTTSVLKELEGKLTLNTDKRGSTNVVANDRDYKTSVDKFWTAGDVRRGQSLVVWAIREGRQAARAIDEALMGSSVLPN from the coding sequence ATGGGTAAGGTTACAGGATTTCTGGAAATCGACCGGCAGGTGGCGAAGTACCAGCCGGCGTCGGATCGCATCCGGCATTTCCGCGAGTTCACGATCCCGATGTCGGACCCGGAAGTGCAGAAACAGGCCGCGCGCTGCATGGACTGTGGCATTCCCTATTGTCACGGACCGACCGGCTGCCCGGTGCACAACCAGATTCCGGACTGGAACGACCTCGTCTACAACAACAATTGGGAAGTGGCGATCCAGAACCTGCATTCGACCAACAACTTCCCTGAGTTCACCGGCCGCGTTTGCCCCGCGCCTTGCGAAGAAGCCTGCACGCTGAATCTCGAGGATGCGCCGGTTGCGATCAAGACGGTCGAGCAGGCGATCGCCGACAAGGCCTACGAGCTCGGGTTCATCAGGCCGCAGCCGGCCACCGTCCACACCGGCAAGAAGGTCGCCGTCATCGGCTCCGGTCCTGCCGGCATGGCTGCCGCCCAGCAGCTCGGCCGCGCCGGTCATGACGTGCATGTCTACGAGCGCGAGACGAAGCCGGGCGGACTGTTGCGCTACGGCATCCCCGATTTCAAGATGGAGAAGAACTTCATCGACCGCCGCGTCGAGCAGATGAAGGGTGAGGGCGTCACCTTCCATTGCGGCGTCAATGTCGGCGTCGACGTCAAGGTCGAGCAACTGCTCGCCGATCACGACGCCGTCCTCTATTGCGGCGGCTCGGAGACGCCGCGCGAGGCGGGCATTCCGGGCACGGACCTTGCCGGCGTGCATGACGCGATGCCCTACCTGGTGCAGCAGAACCGCCGCGTCGGGCGCGAGAACATCGACAGCGTCGGCTGGCCGTCGGACCCGATCCTGGCGGGCGCCAAACATATCGTCGTCGTCGGCGGGGGCGACACGGCTTCGGACTGTGTCGGCACGGCATTCCGCCAAGGGGCCGTCAAGGTCACCCAGCTCGACATCCGCCCGCAGCCGCCGGAGAAGGAAGACAAGCTCGCCGTCTGGCCCTTCTGGGCGACGAAGATGCGCACCTCCTCCTCGCAGGCCGAGGGTGCGGTACGCGAGTTCCAGGTGGCGACGCTCGAATTCGTCGGTGAAGACGGCGTGCTGACCGGCGTCAAGTGCTGTGAAGTCGACGAGCGCCGGCGGCCGGTTGCGGGCACGGAATTTGTCATCCGCGCCGATCTCGCCTTCATCGCCATCGGTTTCCGCGGCCCGTTCACGACAAGCGTGCTGAAGGAACTCGAGGGTAAGCTGACGCTCAATACCGACAAGCGCGGCTCGACCAACGTCGTTGCCAACGACCGCGACTACAAGACCTCGGTCGACAAGTTCTGGACGGCGGGCGACGTGCGCCGCGGCCAGTCGCTGGTGGTCTGGGCGATCCGCGAAGGCCGCCAGGCGGCGCGCGCCATCGATGAGGCGTTGATGGGCTCGAGCGTTCTGCCGAACTGA
- the gltB gene encoding glutamate synthase large subunit, with translation MTKTPSMEFDRFAAAEVRATANMSKSASGLPKKQGLYDPRNEHDACGVGFVAHMKGQKSHQIVKDGLFILENLTHRGAVGADPLMGDGAGILVQIPDRFFREEMAAQGITLPPAGEYGVGHIFLPRDEKQIEHFKKVISDVITEEGQVFIGFRDVPVDNSSLSKAPDIAATEPHHVQVFIGAGEDAENNDEFERRLFTLRKVISNRIYDEFDGEESNFYPVSLSSATVVYKGMFLAYQVGAYYKDLADPRFESAVALVHQRFSTNTFPSWKLAHPYRMVAHNGEINTLRGNVNWMAARQASVSSPLFGEDISKLWPISYEGQSDTACFDNALEFLVRGGYSLAHAVMMLIPEAWAGNQSMAAERKAFYEYHAALMEPWDGPAAVAFTDGKQIGATLDRNGLRPARYLVTDDDRVIMASEAGVLPVPEERIIQKWRLQPGKMLLIDMEEGRIISDDEVKSQLATAHPYRSWLDRTQLILEELKPVEPRALRRDVSLLDRQQAFGYTLEDTRILMSPMATTGQEAIGSMGTDTPISAMSEKPKLLYTYFKQNFAQVTNPPIDPIREELVMSLVSFIGPRPNILDHEGAANAKRLEVRQPILTNGDLEKIRSIGHTEDRFDTKTLDFTYDIERGAAGMPEMLDRLCERAEAAVKGGYNIIVLSDRQIGPDRIAIPALLATAAVHHHLIRKGLRTSVGLVVETGEPREVHHFCLLAGYGAEAINPYLAFDTLLDMHAKGEFPKEVDASEVVYRYIKAVGKGILKVMSKMGISTYQSYCGAQIFDAIGLSSELVDKYFFGTATMIEGIGLEAIAEETVSRHNAAFGTDPLLATTLDIGGEYAYRMRGESHAWTPDAVAALQHAVRGNAEDRYREFAEMVNNSALRMNTIRGLFNVKSAEALGRKPVSVDEVEPAADIVKRFSTGAMSFGSISREAHTTLAIAMNRIGGKSNTGEGGEESDRYMPLSDGSMNPERSAIKQIASGRFGVTTEYLVNADVLQIKVAQGAKPGEGGQLPGHKVDATVAKTRHSTPGVGLISPPPHHDIYSIEDLAQLIYDLKNVNPTSDVSVKLVSEVGVGTVAAGVAKARADHITVAGFDGGTGASPLTSLKHAGSPWEIGLAETQQTLVLNGLRSRVALQVDGGLKTGRDVIIGALLGADEFGFATAPLIAAGCIMMRKCHLNTCPVGVATQDPVLRKRFKGTPEHVINYFFFVANEVREILASLGFTRLDEIIGASELLEKDEMLAHWKAKGLDFSRIFHKVDAPKEATFWTSRQQHPIDDILDRALIEQAQQALTDKTPVAFEVDIKNVDRSAGAMLSGEVAKRYRHRGLKEDTINVTLRGTAGQSFGAFLARGVTFNLIGDGNDYVGKGLSGGKIIIRPPENSRIVAENSIIVGNTVLYGATEGECYFRGVAGERFAVRNSGAIAIVEGVGDHGCEYMTGGVVVVLGTTGRNFAAGMSGGVAYVLDETGDFASRCNMAMVELEPVPEEDDMLEKLHHHGGDLMHKGRVDVSGDMTRHDEERLYQLISNHLHYTGSARAKQILDHWADYRPKFRKVMPVEYRRALEEMERSRMGIAAE, from the coding sequence ATGACGAAGACGCCATCCATGGAATTTGACCGGTTTGCTGCTGCAGAGGTGCGCGCTACGGCCAATATGTCCAAATCCGCCTCCGGCCTGCCGAAGAAGCAGGGCCTCTACGATCCCCGCAACGAACATGACGCCTGCGGCGTCGGCTTCGTCGCGCATATGAAGGGCCAGAAGTCGCATCAGATCGTCAAGGACGGCCTGTTCATTCTCGAGAACCTGACACATCGCGGCGCAGTCGGCGCCGACCCTCTGATGGGTGATGGCGCCGGCATCCTGGTGCAGATCCCCGACCGCTTCTTCCGCGAGGAGATGGCCGCCCAGGGCATCACCCTGCCGCCGGCCGGCGAATATGGCGTCGGCCATATCTTCCTGCCGCGCGATGAAAAGCAGATCGAGCACTTCAAGAAGGTGATCAGCGACGTCATCACCGAAGAGGGCCAGGTCTTCATCGGCTTCCGCGACGTGCCGGTCGATAATTCTTCGCTCTCCAAGGCGCCCGACATCGCTGCCACCGAGCCGCATCATGTGCAGGTCTTTATCGGCGCCGGCGAGGATGCCGAAAACAACGACGAGTTCGAGCGCCGGCTGTTCACGCTGCGCAAGGTGATCTCCAACCGTATCTATGACGAGTTCGACGGCGAGGAGAGCAATTTCTATCCGGTGTCGCTGTCGTCGGCGACGGTGGTCTACAAGGGCATGTTCCTGGCCTACCAGGTCGGGGCCTATTATAAGGACCTGGCGGATCCGCGTTTCGAAAGCGCGGTCGCCCTCGTGCACCAGCGCTTCTCGACCAACACCTTCCCGTCGTGGAAACTCGCGCACCCCTACCGCATGGTCGCCCATAACGGCGAAATCAACACGCTGCGCGGCAACGTCAACTGGATGGCGGCGCGTCAGGCATCGGTCTCCTCGCCGCTGTTCGGCGAGGACATCTCCAAGCTCTGGCCGATCTCCTACGAGGGCCAGTCGGATACGGCCTGCTTCGACAACGCACTCGAATTCCTGGTGCGCGGCGGTTATTCGCTGGCGCATGCGGTGATGATGCTGATCCCGGAAGCCTGGGCCGGCAACCAGTCGATGGCGGCCGAACGCAAGGCCTTCTACGAATATCATGCGGCACTGATGGAGCCGTGGGACGGGCCGGCTGCCGTCGCCTTCACCGACGGCAAGCAGATCGGCGCGACGCTCGACCGCAACGGCCTCAGGCCGGCACGTTACCTCGTCACCGACGACGACCGCGTCATCATGGCGTCCGAAGCCGGCGTGCTGCCGGTTCCGGAGGAGAGGATCATCCAGAAGTGGCGTCTGCAGCCGGGCAAGATGCTGCTGATCGACATGGAGGAAGGCCGCATCATCTCCGATGACGAGGTGAAGTCGCAGCTTGCGACGGCGCATCCCTATCGCAGCTGGCTCGACCGGACCCAACTGATCCTCGAAGAGCTGAAGCCGGTGGAGCCGCGGGCGCTGCGCCGCGACGTGTCGCTGCTCGACCGTCAGCAGGCCTTCGGCTACACGCTCGAAGATACGCGCATCCTGATGTCGCCGATGGCGACGACCGGCCAGGAAGCGATCGGCTCGATGGGCACCGACACGCCGATCTCGGCAATGTCGGAAAAGCCGAAGCTGCTCTATACCTATTTCAAGCAGAACTTCGCGCAGGTGACGAACCCGCCGATCGACCCGATCCGCGAGGAACTGGTGATGAGCCTCGTTTCCTTCATCGGCCCGCGGCCGAACATTCTCGACCACGAAGGTGCCGCGAACGCCAAGCGGCTCGAGGTGCGTCAGCCGATCCTTACCAATGGCGATCTCGAAAAGATCCGTTCGATCGGTCATACGGAAGACCGTTTCGACACCAAGACGCTCGATTTCACCTATGATATCGAGCGCGGCGCCGCAGGCATGCCCGAAATGCTCGACCGGCTCTGCGAGCGCGCGGAGGCGGCCGTCAAGGGCGGCTACAACATCATCGTGCTTTCCGACCGCCAGATCGGGCCTGACAGGATCGCCATTCCGGCGCTGCTGGCGACGGCCGCCGTGCACCATCACCTGATTCGCAAGGGACTTCGCACCTCGGTCGGTCTCGTCGTCGAAACCGGCGAACCGCGCGAAGTGCATCATTTCTGCCTGCTCGCCGGCTACGGTGCCGAGGCGATCAACCCCTATCTCGCTTTCGACACGCTGCTCGACATGCATGCCAAGGGCGAATTCCCGAAGGAAGTGGATGCCTCGGAAGTCGTCTACCGCTACATCAAGGCGGTCGGCAAAGGCATCCTCAAGGTCATGTCGAAGATGGGCATTTCGACCTATCAGTCCTATTGCGGCGCGCAGATTTTCGATGCGATCGGCCTGTCGTCCGAACTGGTCGACAAGTATTTCTTCGGAACCGCGACGATGATCGAAGGCATCGGTCTCGAAGCGATCGCCGAAGAGACCGTTTCCCGCCATAACGCGGCCTTCGGCACGGATCCGCTGCTGGCCACGACACTCGATATCGGCGGCGAATATGCCTACCGCATGCGCGGCGAAAGCCATGCCTGGACGCCGGACGCAGTCGCAGCCCTTCAGCATGCCGTGCGCGGCAATGCCGAGGACCGCTACCGCGAATTCGCCGAGATGGTGAACAATTCGGCGCTGCGCATGAACACGATCCGCGGATTGTTCAACGTCAAGAGCGCCGAGGCGCTCGGCCGCAAGCCGGTGTCCGTCGACGAGGTCGAGCCGGCGGCCGATATCGTCAAGCGGTTCTCGACGGGGGCAATGTCCTTCGGTTCGATTTCCAGAGAGGCGCACACGACGCTGGCGATCGCCATGAACCGGATCGGCGGCAAGTCGAACACCGGCGAGGGCGGCGAGGAATCCGACCGCTACATGCCGCTCTCCGATGGTTCGATGAACCCGGAACGCTCGGCGATCAAGCAGATCGCCTCGGGCCGCTTCGGCGTCACCACCGAATATCTCGTCAATGCCGATGTGCTGCAGATCAAGGTGGCGCAGGGCGCCAAGCCCGGCGAAGGCGGCCAGCTGCCCGGCCACAAGGTCGATGCGACGGTCGCCAAGACCCGTCACTCGACGCCGGGTGTCGGCCTGATCTCGCCGCCGCCGCACCACGACATCTATTCGATCGAAGATCTGGCGCAGCTGATCTACGACCTGAAGAACGTCAACCCGACGTCCGATGTCTCGGTCAAGCTGGTCTCCGAAGTCGGTGTCGGCACGGTTGCTGCCGGCGTCGCCAAGGCGCGCGCCGACCACATCACGGTCGCCGGCTTCGACGGCGGCACGGGTGCCTCGCCGCTGACCTCGCTCAAGCATGCCGGCAGCCCCTGGGAGATCGGCCTTGCCGAAACCCAGCAGACGCTGGTGCTGAACGGTTTGCGTTCGCGCGTCGCGCTGCAGGTGGACGGCGGCCTGAAGACCGGCCGCGACGTCATCATCGGAGCGCTGCTCGGCGCCGACGAATTCGGTTTTGCCACCGCGCCGCTGATCGCGGCCGGCTGCATCATGATGCGCAAGTGCCATCTCAACACCTGTCCGGTCGGTGTGGCGACGCAGGATCCGGTGCTGCGTAAGCGCTTCAAGGGCACGCCGGAGCACGTCATCAACTACTTCTTCTTCGTTGCCAATGAAGTGCGCGAAATTCTCGCTTCGCTCGGCTTCACCCGGCTCGACGAGATCATCGGCGCTTCGGAGCTGCTGGAGAAGGACGAGATGCTGGCGCACTGGAAGGCCAAGGGTCTCGACTTCAGCCGCATCTTCCACAAGGTCGACGCTCCCAAGGAGGCGACCTTCTGGACGAGCAGGCAGCAGCATCCGATCGACGATATTCTCGACCGCGCGCTGATCGAGCAGGCACAACAGGCGCTGACCGACAAGACGCCCGTCGCTTTCGAGGTCGACATCAAGAACGTCGACCGTTCGGCCGGCGCGATGCTGTCCGGCGAGGTCGCCAAGCGTTATCGCCATCGCGGGCTGAAGGAAGACACGATCAATGTGACGCTTCGCGGCACGGCGGGCCAGAGCTTCGGCGCCTTCCTGGCGCGCGGCGTCACCTTCAACCTGATCGGTGACGGCAACGACTATGTCGGCAAAGGGCTTTCGGGCGGCAAGATCATCATCCGGCCGCCGGAGAATTCGCGGATTGTCGCCGAAAACTCGATCATCGTCGGCAACACCGTGCTTTACGGCGCGACCGAGGGCGAGTGCTATTTCCGCGGCGTGGCGGGCGAACGGTTCGCCGTGCGTAATTCGGGGGCGATCGCCATTGTCGAAGGTGTCGGCGACCACGGTTGCGAATATATGACCGGCGGTGTCGTCGTCGTGCTCGGCACCACGGGCCGCAATTTCGCGGCCGGCATGTCCGGCGGTGTCGCTTACGTGCTCGACGAAACCGGCGATTTCGCCAGCCGCTGCAATATGGCGATGGTCGAACTCGAGCCGGTGCCGGAAGAGGACGACATGCTGGAGAAGCTGCATCATCACGGCGGCGATCTCATGCACAAGGGACGCGTCGACGTCTCCGGTGACATGACGCGCCATGACGAGGAGCGCCTTTACCAGCTGATCTCCAACCATCTGCACTATACGGGCTCGGCCCGCGCCAAGCAGATCCTCGATCACTGGGCCGACTACCGTCCGAAATTCCGCAAGGTCATGCCTGTGGAATACCGACGTGCGCTCGAGGAAATGGAACGCAGCCGGATGGGCATCGCCGCGGAATGA
- a CDS encoding lytic murein transglycosylase: MTQNHKNSLRGLALALVVAVQVGLVPDNARADSRFQKWIADFYQTAAQSGISKATYQKAFSGVTEPDQTVLEKAAYQPEFTSKIWDYVDSRVNPYTVKIGREMAVKHARTLAAIEQRFGVDKTILLAIWSMESNYGAILNKDDRLHYVPRALATLGYADPSRAKFAKKQLIAALKILQNGDVPAREMTGSWAGAMGHTQFIPTSYLLYAVDADGNGHRDIWNSVPDALATSANLLMKNGWDTGKTWGYEVVVPAAAAKQVGKTHTLAQWAALGLTRPNGKAFRESATKAMLKMPAGPSGPGFLMTANFFTIKNYNASDSYALAVGLLADQIAGYGGMQQRWPRPDGALDITEKFELQTRLKTLGYYNGEVDGNFGSGSKAAISAVQSRIGMQPDGEPSLPLLNALRR; the protein is encoded by the coding sequence ATGACCCAGAATCACAAAAACTCCCTTCGTGGTCTTGCTCTCGCCCTCGTTGTCGCCGTCCAGGTTGGACTGGTCCCCGACAACGCAAGAGCTGATTCCCGGTTCCAGAAATGGATCGCGGATTTCTACCAGACTGCCGCTCAGAGTGGCATCAGTAAGGCAACTTATCAAAAGGCCTTTTCCGGGGTGACCGAGCCCGACCAGACGGTGCTCGAAAAGGCAGCCTATCAGCCGGAATTCACCTCGAAGATCTGGGACTATGTCGATTCCCGCGTCAATCCCTACACCGTCAAGATCGGCCGCGAGATGGCCGTCAAGCACGCACGAACGCTCGCTGCGATCGAACAGCGATTCGGCGTCGACAAGACCATTCTGCTCGCCATCTGGTCGATGGAATCCAATTACGGCGCGATCCTCAACAAGGACGACCGGCTGCACTACGTGCCGCGCGCTTTGGCAACACTTGGCTATGCCGATCCGAGCCGCGCCAAATTCGCCAAGAAGCAGCTGATCGCTGCGCTGAAGATCCTGCAGAACGGCGATGTGCCGGCACGCGAGATGACCGGCTCCTGGGCCGGCGCCATGGGCCACACCCAGTTCATCCCGACAAGCTACCTGCTTTATGCCGTCGATGCCGACGGCAACGGCCATCGCGATATTTGGAACTCCGTGCCGGATGCGCTGGCGACCTCGGCCAATCTCCTGATGAAAAACGGCTGGGACACCGGCAAGACCTGGGGCTACGAGGTCGTCGTTCCCGCAGCCGCCGCCAAGCAGGTCGGCAAGACCCACACGCTGGCCCAGTGGGCGGCACTCGGCCTGACGCGCCCGAACGGCAAGGCCTTCCGCGAAAGCGCCACCAAAGCCATGTTGAAGATGCCGGCTGGGCCGAGTGGCCCGGGCTTCCTGATGACCGCCAACTTCTTCACCATCAAGAACTACAATGCCTCGGACAGCTATGCGCTTGCCGTCGGCCTGCTCGCCGATCAGATCGCCGGCTACGGCGGCATGCAGCAGCGCTGGCCGCGCCCGGACGGCGCCCTCGACATCACCGAGAAATTCGAGCTGCAGACCCGTTTGAAGACGCTCGGCTATTACAATGGCGAGGTCGACGGCAATTTCGGCTCGGGTTCGAAGGCGGCCATATCGGCCGTGCAGTCGCGCATCGGCATGCAGCCGGACGGCGAGCCCTCGCTGCCGCTTCTCAACGCACTTCGTCGCTAG
- a CDS encoding LysR family transcriptional regulator: MLDLSQLRSFVAVEQMGSFTLAAERLGLGQSTVSQHIQRLETTLGRKLLARDTHKVILTGDGEALLSHARSMLLIEGQVQSLFRSNSLRGSLRLGVSEDFVTSQLPAVLEDFVRSHPSVDLELTVALSGVLYEMQDNGEIDLVLAKRRLGDARGKLVYREPLVWLARDPERVLTSGPLPLIAFPPPSVTRVIALEALARNGVAWRIVCTCGSLSGLTAAARAGMGVLVQPRSMAPSGLKEIAAGKLPVLEDVEFVLVPRKGADQALVAALSDDILQKVRGLKSA; this comes from the coding sequence ATGCTGGATCTTTCGCAATTGCGCAGTTTTGTCGCCGTCGAGCAGATGGGCAGTTTTACGCTCGCCGCAGAAAGGCTCGGCCTTGGCCAGTCGACGGTGAGCCAGCACATTCAGCGGCTGGAGACCACACTCGGGCGCAAGCTCCTGGCGCGCGATACGCATAAGGTCATCCTGACCGGCGATGGCGAGGCGCTGCTGTCGCATGCACGCAGCATGCTTTTGATCGAAGGCCAAGTACAGTCGCTGTTTCGAAGCAACAGCCTGCGCGGCAGTCTGCGGCTCGGAGTGTCGGAGGATTTCGTCACCAGCCAGTTGCCGGCGGTGCTGGAGGATTTCGTGCGGTCGCATCCCTCCGTCGACCTCGAACTGACGGTGGCACTCTCCGGCGTCCTCTACGAAATGCAGGACAATGGCGAGATCGATCTGGTGCTCGCCAAGCGCCGGCTCGGCGATGCCCGCGGAAAACTGGTCTATCGTGAGCCGCTCGTCTGGCTGGCACGCGATCCCGAGCGTGTTCTTACCTCCGGCCCTTTGCCGCTGATCGCCTTTCCACCGCCGAGCGTGACGCGGGTGATCGCGCTGGAAGCGCTGGCACGAAACGGCGTGGCGTGGCGGATCGTCTGCACCTGCGGGAGCCTCAGTGGATTGACGGCAGCGGCGCGGGCCGGGATGGGCGTGCTGGTGCAGCCGCGCAGCATGGCGCCATCAGGGCTGAAAGAGATCGCGGCGGGAAAGCTTCCGGTTCTGGAAGATGTGGAATTCGTGCTGGTACCGCGCAAAGGGGCGGATCAGGCACTGGTCGCCGCACTGTCGGACGATATTTTGCAAAAGGTGAGGGGGCTGAAGTCGGCGTAA
- a CDS encoding Hsp20 family protein, which yields MRHVDFSPLYRSTVGFDRLFTMLDSLAQPEQAQTYPPYNIERTGENTYRITMAVAGFDETELSIEAHAHVLSVKGEKAEEPAEGGEFLYRGIAKRAFERRFQLADHVEVTAASLKNGLLHIDLLRNIPEAMKPRKIAIAAEPVEAPKAIEAQIING from the coding sequence ATGCGTCACGTAGACTTCTCTCCCCTTTATCGTTCGACCGTCGGTTTCGACCGGCTCTTCACCATGCTCGACAGCCTTGCCCAGCCGGAGCAGGCCCAGACCTATCCGCCCTATAATATCGAGCGCACCGGCGAAAACACCTATCGGATCACCATGGCGGTCGCCGGTTTCGACGAGACCGAACTTTCGATCGAAGCCCATGCCCATGTCCTGTCCGTCAAGGGTGAAAAGGCCGAGGAACCTGCCGAAGGCGGCGAATTCCTCTACCGCGGCATTGCCAAGCGCGCCTTCGAGCGCCGCTTCCAGCTTGCCGACCATGTAGAGGTGACCGCCGCTTCGCTGAAGAACGGCCTGCTGCACATCGACCTTCTGCGCAACATTCCCGAGGCCATGAAGCCCCGCAAGATTGCGATTGCGGCAGAACCGGTCGAGGCTCCGAAGGCCATCGAGGCGCAGATCATCAACGGCTGA
- a CDS encoding DUF459 domain-containing protein: protein MPADAELPMTKKTDRTPIRWLVLALAAASLCLGAVAPAHVAEAQEQRYQRRSILDFLLGRRYLDDGPQAPDAPQPKRQQHKKPPAPKAVVNTRTAPPVRTVQEEPAVQKLGDAKKILIIGDFLASGLGDGLTAAFETSPGVVVEARGNVSSGLVRDDYYNWPEQLPNMIDELKPAMVVVMIGANDRQQMMTDTAKEKFRTDGWFSEYRRRVLSFGKEVTDRKVPLLWVGLPAFESDQMTADAVQLNQLYRNQVESIGGEFVDIWDGFVDENGNFIVTGSDVNGQQVRLRTSDGINLTQAGRRKLAFYVEKPARRLLGTQASPDLVRLDSSNLPGLGLPANPVEHTVPISFSDPNLDGGAELLGARPPPMVLTRSPRDLLVEQGEMTPPPPGRVDDYRLPAAKTPDEVSVK from the coding sequence ATGCCGGCAGATGCGGAACTGCCCATGACGAAGAAAACAGATCGGACCCCAATCCGTTGGCTTGTGCTCGCCTTGGCGGCGGCTTCGCTATGCCTTGGCGCTGTCGCGCCGGCGCATGTCGCCGAAGCTCAGGAGCAGCGCTATCAGCGCCGTTCGATCCTCGATTTCTTGCTCGGCCGGCGCTATCTCGACGATGGGCCTCAGGCTCCCGACGCACCGCAGCCGAAGCGCCAGCAGCACAAAAAACCGCCGGCGCCGAAGGCCGTGGTCAATACCCGCACCGCGCCGCCCGTGCGGACTGTGCAAGAGGAGCCTGCGGTACAGAAGCTCGGTGACGCCAAAAAGATCCTGATTATCGGCGACTTCCTGGCCAGCGGCCTCGGCGACGGCCTCACCGCCGCCTTCGAGACCTCGCCGGGGGTCGTTGTCGAAGCCCGCGGCAACGTCTCATCGGGTCTCGTCCGCGACGATTATTACAACTGGCCGGAACAGCTGCCGAATATGATCGACGAACTGAAGCCGGCAATGGTCGTCGTCATGATCGGCGCCAACGATCGCCAGCAGATGATGACCGATACAGCCAAGGAGAAATTCCGCACCGACGGTTGGTTCAGCGAATACCGGCGCCGTGTCCTTTCTTTCGGTAAGGAGGTCACCGACCGCAAGGTCCCGCTGCTCTGGGTCGGCCTTCCCGCCTTCGAATCCGATCAGATGACGGCCGATGCCGTTCAGCTGAACCAGCTCTACCGCAACCAGGTCGAAAGCATCGGCGGTGAATTCGTCGACATCTGGGATGGTTTCGTCGATGAAAACGGCAATTTCATCGTCACCGGTTCGGATGTGAACGGCCAGCAGGTGCGCCTGCGCACCTCCGATGGTATCAACCTGACCCAGGCAGGCCGGCGAAAACTTGCCTTCTATGTGGAAAAACCGGCGCGGCGTCTTCTCGGCACGCAGGCAAGCCCGGATCTGGTTCGCCTCGACTCCAGCAATCTGCCCGGTCTCGGCCTTCCCGCCAATCCGGTCGAACATACCGTGCCGATCAGCTTCTCCGATCCCAATCTCGACGGCGGCGCCGAGCTTCTCGGCGCGCGACCCCCGCCGATGGTTTTGACGCGGTCGCCGCGCGATCTCCTGGTCGAGCAGGGCGAAATGACGCCACCCCCTCCCGGCCGAGTCGATGATTACCGCCTGCCGGCGGCCAAGACACCGGACGAAGTCTCGGTGAAATAA
- a CDS encoding low specificity L-threonine aldolase codes for MFFASDNWAGAHRSIAERLLAESAGFAPAYGASDLDKKVEARFCEIFEREVSVFFVATGTAANSLALASVQRPGGITFCHSEAHVIEDECGAPEFFSGSARLMAVDGEAGKIDPARLSAKIANFPEDALRHGRASAVTITQTTEIGTVYSLPEIGEIAAISKKRNLPLHMDGARFVNALVALDVTPAEMTWKRGVDMLSFGGTKNGCWCAEAIVFFNPDQASEMPFIRKRAAQLFSKSRFIAAQFDAYFENDLWLDLARHSNGMADRLRAGIGASNAARLAWPTASNEVFAVVSRRAAKTAEEKGAKFYEWPVPAAAPELVSKNETLIRLVTSFATTEADVDGFLRCLAA; via the coding sequence ATGTTCTTTGCTTCCGATAACTGGGCCGGCGCCCATAGATCCATTGCCGAACGTCTGCTGGCGGAATCGGCCGGTTTTGCTCCTGCCTATGGCGCCAGCGATCTCGACAAGAAGGTCGAGGCCCGCTTCTGCGAAATCTTCGAGCGTGAGGTTTCGGTTTTCTTCGTCGCCACCGGCACAGCCGCCAACTCCCTGGCGCTGGCGAGCGTCCAGCGCCCCGGCGGCATTACCTTCTGCCATTCGGAAGCCCATGTGATCGAAGATGAATGCGGCGCGCCGGAATTCTTCTCCGGCTCCGCCCGCCTCATGGCCGTCGACGGCGAAGCCGGCAAGATCGATCCAGCCAGGCTTTCGGCAAAGATCGCAAACTTCCCCGAGGACGCCCTTCGTCATGGCCGTGCCAGCGCGGTGACCATCACCCAGACGACGGAGATCGGCACGGTCTATTCGCTGCCGGAGATCGGTGAGATTGCCGCCATATCAAAAAAGCGCAACCTGCCGCTTCATATGGATGGCGCTCGCTTCGTCAACGCGCTGGTCGCGCTCGATGTCACCCCAGCCGAGATGACCTGGAAGCGCGGTGTCGACATGCTGTCCTTCGGCGGCACCAAGAACGGCTGCTGGTGCGCGGAAGCGATCGTCTTCTTCAACCCGGATCAGGCAAGCGAAATGCCCTTCATCCGCAAGCGCGCCGCCCAACTCTTCTCCAAGTCGCGTTTCATCGCCGCCCAGTTCGATGCCTATTTCGAAAACGATCTCTGGCTCGATCTCGCCCGCCATTCGAACGGTATGGCCGACCGGCTGCGGGCCGGCATCGGCGCCAGCAACGCCGCCCGCCTCGCCTGGCCGACCGCTTCCAACGAAGTCTTTGCCGTCGTCAGCAGGCGCGCTGCAAAAACCGCGGAAGAAAAGGGTGCGAAATTTTACGAATGGCCGGTACCGGCGGCAGCGCCCGAACTCGTCTCCAAAAACGAAACGCTGATCCGCCTGGTCACCAGCTTCGCCACGACGGAAGCGGACGTGGATGGCTTCCTCAGGTGCCTGGCGGCCTGA